From the genome of Antennarius striatus isolate MH-2024 chromosome 19, ASM4005453v1, whole genome shotgun sequence, one region includes:
- the mboat2b gene encoding lysophospholipid acyltransferase 2b, whose product MAAEGSASTACTGSSLLQPVSHITNLPLDQVNFVVCQLCALVSAFWFRLFLHPSRTSPFIRHVVATLLGLYFALFCFGWYALHFLVQSGLTYGIMILTGVEHMHKYCLLVALSYLSLCQITRVYVFDYGMYSADFTGPMMVITQKITSVAFEIHDGMARKEEHLTPGQKILAIRRMPSLLEYFSYNCNFMGILAGPTSSYNDYIAFIEGDPCRHRDQEADRKSGGKLRQSEPSPNTEVVRKVATSFFCLLVFLSVCKVFPVERNIDDDFIANTPLYAQVVYLYLSMLTTRPKYYFVWTLADAINNAAGFGFNGYHDDGSPRWDLISNLRILNIETATSFKVFLDNWNIQTAHWLKRVCYERCPYHPTAATFILSAMWHGAYPGYYLTFLTGIVVTLAARAVRHNVRPYFLQSPSHKMVYDVITWGATQIAICYTVVPFVLLSVGPSIKFYRSWYFSFHIGCILLAVALPVKSRHNRKHLIQDPAQRPLQGTDSNSSQKDKTT is encoded by the exons ATGGCCGCCGAGGGGAGCGCGTCCACGGCCTGCACCGGCTCCAGCCTCCTGCAGCCGGTCAGCCACATCACCAACCTGCCGCTGGACCAG GTGAACTTCGTGGTGTGTCAGCTCTGTGCTTTGGTGTCGGCCTTCTGGTTCCGTCTCTTCCTACACCCAAGTAGGACCAGTCCATTCATCCGACACGTGGTGGCGACGCTGCTGGGGCTCTACTTCGCTCTCTTCTGCTTCGGCTG GTACGCGCTCCACTTCCTGGTTCAGAGCGGACTCACCTACGGTATCATGATCCTGACGGGAGTGGAACACATGCATAA GTACTGCCTCCTGGTGGCGCTCAGCTACCTGAGTCTCTGTCAGATCACTCGAGTCTACGTCTTTGACTATGGGATGTACTCAGCTGACTTCACCGG ACCCATGATGGTGATAACACAGAAGATCACCAGCGTGGCGTTTGAAATCCACGACG GAATGGCAAGAAAAGAAGAACATCTGACTCCAGGACAGAAGATCCTGGCGATACG gaggaTGCCCAGTCTGCTGGAGTACTTCAGCTACAACTGTAACTTCATGGGCATCCTGGCCGGACCCACCAGCTCCTACAACGACTACATCGCCTTCATCGAGGGAGACCCCTGTCGCCATAGAGACCAGGAGGCCGACAGGAAGTCTGGCGGGAAGCTGAGGCAGAGCGAACCCTCGCCAAAC ACGGAGGTCGTGCGTAAGGTGGCCACCTCCTTCTTCTGCCTCCTGGTGTTTCTGTCGGTGTGTAAAGTTTTCCCCGTGGAGAGAAACATCGACGATGATTTCATCGCCAACACGCCGCTTTACGCTCAGGTGGTCTACCTGTACCTGTCCATGCTGACCACCAGACCCAAATACTACTTTGTCTGGACTCTTG CGGATGCTATCAACAACGCTGCGGGTTTCGGCTTCAATGGTTACCACGACGACGGCTCTCCTCGCTGGGACCTCATCTCCAACCTGAGAATCCTGAACATTGAG ACCGCCACCAGCTTCAAAGTTTTCTTGGACAACTGGAACATTCAGACGGCTCATTGGCTCAAAAG GGTTTGTTACGAACGATGTCCCTATCACCCAACAGCCGCCACCTTCATCCTATCCGCCATGTGGCACGGCGCCTATCCAGGCTACTACCTCACCTTCCTCACCGGTATCGTCGTTACGCTAGCTGCCAGAGCA GTCCGACACAACGTCCGGCCGTACTTCCTGCAATCGCCTTCTCACAAAATGGTCTATGATGTCATCACGTGGGGGGCCACTCAGATTGCCATCTGCTACACGGTGGTTCCGTTCGTGCTGCTGTCCGTGGGACCGTCCATCAAGTTTTACAG GTCCTGGTACTTCAGCTTCCATATCGGATGCATCCTGTTGGCGGTGGCCTTGCCGGTCAAATCAAGACATAACCGAAAGCACCTTATCCAGGATCCAgcccagcgccccctgcagggcaCAGACAGCAACAGCAGCCAGAAAGACAAAACCACATGA